One genomic region from Nymphaea colorata isolate Beijing-Zhang1983 chromosome 10, ASM883128v2, whole genome shotgun sequence encodes:
- the LOC116263004 gene encoding peroxidase 5-like yields the protein MKGMAPSSSSHGRLAMALNLALFCLLIELASVGLAHADELRVGYYSSSCPSVEDVVRNTVTNAVARDPGMPAALIRLHFHDCFVRGCDASVLLDSTPGNPAEKDSPTNNPSLNGFDVIDEAKSTLESQCPQVVSCADIVAFAARESVRIAGGFYYPVPAGRRDGLVSKESEVNQNLPMAFFNVKQLEENFARKGFSLEDMVTLSGAHTIGDSHCSAFSNRLYNFKNTTNASDPSMDLTYVSDLKSKCPAPGSGQDPTVSLDPVTPRTLDNQYYVNVKSHKGLLSSDQALMDRADTAGMVLANINSGSMWLHKFADAMVRMGKIEVLTGPQGQIRKSCRVIN from the exons ATGAAGGGCATGGCTCCATCTTCCTCCAGTCATGGCCGCCTCGCCATGGCCCTTAACTTGGCACTGTTCTGCCTTCTGATAGAGTTGGCCTCAGTCGGATTAGCTCACGCTGACGAGCTGCGTGTCGGCTATTACAGCAGCAGCTGTCCGTCGGTGGAGGACGTCGTGAGAAACACTGTCACAAATGCTGTTGCTCGCGATCCCGGCATGCCTGCTGCGCTGATCAGGTTGCACTTCCATGACTGCTTTGTCAGG GGTTGTGATGCATCTGTGCTGCTGGACTCTACGCCGGGCAACCCAGCCGAGAAGGATTCCCCTACAAACAACCCCAGCCTCAATGGGTTCGACGTCATAGATGAAGCCAAATCCACCTTGGAGTCCCAATGCCCGCAAGTCGTCTCTTGTGCTGACATCGTTGCCTTCGCCGCCCGGGAGTCCGTCCGCATTGCCGGAGGATTTTACTACCCGGTGCCGGCAGGGCGAAGAGACGGCCTTGTCTCCAAGGAATCCGAAGTTAACCAAAACTTGCCCATGGCATTCTTCAACGTGAAGCAATTGGAAGAGAACTTTGCAAGAAAGGGCTTCTCGTTGGAGGACATGGTCACGCTGTCCGGTGCACACACGATCGGGGATTCCCACTGCTCTGCTTTTTCGAACAGGCTCTATAACTTCAAGAACACGACGAATGCCTCGGATCCATCCATGGACCTGACGTACGTGTCTGACCTGAAAAGCAAATGCCCAGCTCCAGGATCGGGGCAGGATCCAACCGTATCGTTGGACCCAGTGACACCACGGACATTGGACAACCAGTACTACGTGAACGTCAAGTCGCACAAGGGCCTTCTCTCATCGGACCAGGCATTGATGGACAGGGCGGACACAGCCGGGATGGTGCTGGCAAACATAAACAGTGGCTCGATGTGGTTGCATAAGTTTGCGGACGCAATGGTGCGGATGGGGAAGATTGAGGTGTTGACTGGGCCTCAGGGACAGATCAGGAAGTCCTGCAGAGTTATCAATTAA